One Acipenser ruthenus chromosome 33, fAciRut3.2 maternal haplotype, whole genome shotgun sequence genomic region harbors:
- the LOC117433426 gene encoding mucin-2-like gives MALSTEQALALLLILNSAHLTAAGCSAPDCVAVSGSAEERAVLPCSYTPTPRQDVEVRWHAYPDQGGPVVLINSKTPSANIPAQWSGRVKLSDEVSSGNASLLISELRLEDTRYYTCTVGINGICVTHRNVKLTVQGPPKRDSTTSRTTTTTTPTSRPSATPTTRPSATPTTRPSATPTTRPSAAHPSQHSAAAILSAEAPKRDLTTSGTTMTTPAILSAVAVSVVIGIIGAAVFVILKYKRRAANANGNNQNAGDHNAISDLLTYAVIDHTRQLGGAPVRSGVSAVDNTEYATVRIH, from the exons atggctctgaGCACTGAGCAAGCTCTGGCACTGCTACTGATCTTAAACAGCGCTCACCTCACAGCAG CAGGTTGCTCTGCACCAGACTGTGTTGCTGTCTCTGGCTCAGCTGAGGAGAGAGCAGTGCTGCCCTGTTCTTACACCCCCACCCCTAGGCAGGATGTAGAAGTCAGATGGCATGCATATCCAGATCAGGGAGGACCTGTTGTATTAATCAACTCAAAGACCCCCTCAGCAAACATCCCTGCGCAGTGGAGCGGCCGAGTGAAGCTGTCTGATGAAGTCTCCTCTGGAAACGCCTCTCTGCTAATCTCTGAGCTCAGACTGGAGGACACTCGGTATTACACGTGTACAGTGGGGATCAATGGGATATGTGTCACTCACAGGAATGTTAAACtgacagttcaag GACCTCCAAAGAGAGATTCAACTACTTCAAGAACAACAACGACCACAACCCCGACatctagaccatcagcaaccccgacaactagaccatcagctaccccgacaactagaccatcagcaaccccgacaactagaccatcagcagcACATCCTTCCCAACACAGTGCTGCCGCTATCCTCTCTGCAGAAGCTCCAAAGAGAGATTTAACTACTTCAGGAACTACAATGACAACTCCCGCTATCCTCTCTGCAGTAGCCGTCTCTGTTGTCATCGGCATCATAGGTGCTGCAGTCTTTGtcattttaaagtacaaaaggagagcag CGAATGCTAATGGGAATAACCAGAATGCTGGAGATCACAATGCG ATCTCAGACTTGCTTACCTACGCTGTAATCGATCACACGAGACAGCTGGGAGGAGCCCCAGTCCGGTCAGGGGTCAGTGCTGTGGACAATACGGAGTACGCCACTGTCCGGATCCACTGA